One genomic window of Arachis hypogaea cultivar Tifrunner chromosome 8, arahy.Tifrunner.gnm2.J5K5, whole genome shotgun sequence includes the following:
- the LOC112707587 gene encoding histone-lysine N-methyltransferase, H3 lysine-9 specific SUVH3: MEEGLCQNSSDSGYKLGIVDVKPLRSLAPVFPESTLGSTSAQPPYGFSPFLPVGVNQESRASPAPTPAPVPAPAPAPVPAPAPAPVRSFRSSVVEEEAPRGADGDGSSSMEGLSGAANDRNHAAPDMCGSKPPPGSIPAPVPLRSFRSPLDEEETLHGGNGDGSSSVDGLNGVVNDQNCMAPHMRGCKSSNTSIPAPTPLRVYRSPLVEEVNLRGPNADAGSSFEGFNGVANAQKRSEPNSQGTKSSQKRSRVNQDSDFVLSSSISLSPEKRSDADRETVNFVLMTFDALRRRLLQLEEAKELNTTGVIKRADLRASNTMTLRGVRTNLRRRIGVVPGIEIGDIFYLRMELCLVGLHGQTMSGIDYATMKCESQEEPLALSIVSSGEYDDDTEDNDILVYSGQGDFHKKDKNATDQKLQRGNLALDKSSQRHNEVRVIRGLKDATNKSTKIYVYDGLYKIQDSWIERGKSGGGIFKYKFVRLPEQPSAFAVWKSVQKWKEGTLSRSGLIIKDLSSGIESIPVSLVNEVDNAKGPGFFTYVHSLKNPKPFGSIMSSHGCNCNKACVPGDLSCSCIQRNVGDFPYIANGFLVSRKPLVHECGSMCRCLPNCKNRVSQSGLKHYMEVFKTMDRGWGLRSLDPIRAGTFICEYAGEVVDRAKLSVNGREGDNEYIFDTSRIFKPFKWNYEPSLLEDGASSDGNEDYDIQSHLIISAKDFGNVARFMNHSCSPNVFWQPVVYHENNQSFLHIAFFALRHIPPMTELTYDYGVTRSGHAEGSSSSKGRKKCFCGSPKCYGSFG, encoded by the coding sequence ATGGAAGAAGGGTTATGTCAAAACTCATCAGATTCTGGTTATAAGTTAGGGATTGTAGATGTTAAACCCTTGCGTAGTTTGGCACCAGTGTTCCCGGAATCTACGCTAGGTTCTACATCTGCCCAGCCCCCATATGGATTTTCTCCATTTTTGCCCGTGGGTGTAAATCAAGAATCTCGAGCATCCCCTGCTCCGACGCCAGCTCCGGTTCCGGCTCCTGCGCCAGCTCCGGTTCCGGCTCCTGCGCCTGCGCCAGTAAGGTCATTTAGGAGTTCAgtagttgaagaagaagccccGCGTGGAGCTGATGGTGATGGTTCTTCATCAATGGAGGGGCTTAGTGGTGCTGCTAATGACCGAAACCATGCAGCGCCAGATATGTGTGGAAGCAAACCACCTCCTGGTTCTATTCCAGCTCCGGTTCCATTAAGGTCCTTTAGGAGCCCTCTGGATGAAGAAGAAACCCTGCACGGAGGAAATGGTGATGGTTCTTCGTCCGTGGATGGGCTCAATGGTGTTGTTAATGACCAAAATTGTATGGCACCACATATGCGTggttgcaagtcatctaacacaTCTATACCGGCTCCGACTCCATTACGGGTCTATAGGAGCCCCCTAGTTGAAGAAGTAAACCTACGTGGACCTAATGCGGATGCTGGTTCATCATTTGAAGGGTTCAATGGTGTTGCTAATGCCCAAAAGCGTTCAGAACCAAATTCACAAGgcaccaaatcatcccaaaagAGGAGCAGGGTAAATCAAGATTCAGATTTTGTATTGTCTTCGTCGATCAGTCTTAGTCCAGAAAAAAGGAGTGACGCTGACCGTGAGACAGTTAATTTTGTACTCATGACATTTGATGCTCTTCGAAGAAGGCTATTGCAACTTGAAGAAGCCAAGGAATTGAACACGACTGGTGTTATCAAGCGTGCAGATTTAAGAGCTAGCAATACTATGACACTCAGAGGGGTTCGAACGAACCTGAGAAGGAGAATAGGAGTAGTGCCTGGGATTGAGATTGGTGACATTTTCTACCTACGAATGGAGTTATGTCTCGTGGGCTTACATGGACAGACAATGAGCGGAATCGACTATGCGACTATGAAATGTGAATCTCAGGAGGAACCTTTGGCTCTAAGCATTGTTTCCTctggagaatatgatgatgataCAGAGGATAATGATATTTTGGTATATAGTGGTCAGGGTGACTTCCACAAGAAAGATAAGAATGCGACTGATCAGAAGCTTCAAAGGGGTAATCTTGCTTTGGATAAAAGTTCACAACGGCATAATGAAGTAAGAGTCATCCGTGGACTGAAAGATGCTACTAACAAAAGCACAAAAATATATGTTTACGATGGTTTGTATAAAATCCAAGATTCTTGGATAGAAAGGGGGAAATCTGGTGGTGGCATTTTTAAGTATAAGTTTGTAAGATTGCCTGAACAGCCCAGTGCTTTTGCTGTTTGGAAATCAGTTCAGAAATGGAAAGAAGGCACCCTTTCAAGGAGTGGTCTTATTATTAAAGATCTCTCTTCAGGAATCGAGAGTATTCCTGTATCACTTGTCAATGAGGTTGATAATGCAAAGGGTCCTGGTTTCTTCACTTATGTTCATTCTCTCAAAAACCCAAAACCATTTGGTTCAATTATGTCTTCTCATGGATGCAATTGTAACAAAGCATGTGTCCCAGGAGATTTGAGTTGCTCTTGCATTCAAAGAAATGTTGGTGATTTTCCATATATTGCAAATGGTTTTCTAGTAAGTCGGAAGCCATTGGTTCATGAATGTGGCTCTATGTGTCGTTGTCTTCCGAATTGCAAAAATCGAGTGTCCCAGTCTGGTTTAAAGCATTACATGGAAGTGTTCAAAACGATGGATCGAGGGTGGGGTCTTCGATCATTGGATCCTATTCGTGCTGGTACTTTTATTTGTGAGTATGCAGGAGAAGTTGTTGACAGAGCCAAGTTAAGTGTGAACGGGAGGGAAGGAGATAATGAGTACATATTTGATACAAGCCGTATTTTTAAACCTTTCAAGTGGAACTATGAACCTAGCTTATTGGAAGACGGGGCTTCAAGTGATGGCAATGAAGATTATGATATACAATCCCATCTAATTATAAGCGCCAAAGATTTTGGGAACGTGGCTAGATTCATGAATCATAGTTGCTCCCCAAATGTTTTCTGGCAGCCAGTTGTATATCATGAAAACAATCAATCCTTCCTTCACATTGCATTTTTTGCCCTAAGACACATTCCTCCGATGACAGAGTTAACATATGATTATGGAGTTACCCGCTCTGGTCATGCTGAGGGTAGCAGTTCATCCAAGGGAAGGAAGAAATGCTTTTGTGGATCCCCAAAATGTTATGGTTCTTTTGGTTGA
- the LOC112708455 gene encoding prohibitin-1, mitochondrial-like: MNLKNMKVPNVPGGAGGGAASALLKLSVIGGIGLYAAANSLYNVEGGHRAIVFNRLIGVKDKVYPEGTHFVVPWFERPVIYDVRARPHLVESTSGSRDLQMVKIGLRVLTRPLPSELPSIYRTLGENFNERVLPSIIHETLKAVVAQYNASQLITQREAVSREIRKVLTERAVNFNIALDDVSITTLTFGKEFTAAIEAKQVAAQEAERAKFVVEKAEQDKRSAVIRAQGEAKSAQLIGQAIANNPAFITLRKIEAAREIANTVSNAANKVYLNSDDLLLNLQEMKLEPSKK, translated from the exons ATGAATCTGAAGAACATGAAGGTTCCGAACGTTCCCGGAGGTGCTGGTGGTGGCGCAGCGTCGGCGCTGTTGAAGCTTAGTGTCATCGGCGGGATTGGTTTGTATGCTGCTGCCAACAGTCTCTACAATGTTGAAGGAGGACACCGAGCTATTGTTTTCAACCGTTTGATTGGTGTCAAAGACAAG GTCTATCCGGAAGGGACACACTTCGTTGTTCCATGGTTTGAGAGGCCTGTCATATATGATGTTCGTGCACGACCGCATCTAGTTGAGAGTACCTCAGGAAGTCGGGATCTCCAGATG GTGAAAATTGGGCTTCGAGTCCTTACTCGTCCTTTGCCAAGTGAGTTACCTTCAATTTATCGGACCCTCGGTGAGAACTTTAATGAAAGGGTTTTACCTTCAATTATACATGAAACTTTGAAAGCTGTTGTCGCCCAATACAATGCCAGCCAGCTTATTACTCAGCGTGAG GCTGTTAGTAGGGAAATCCGGAAGGTTCTGACTGAGAGGGCTGTTAACTTCAATATCGCCCTTGATGATGTGTCAATTACCACTCTAACGTTTGGCAAGGAGTTTACTGCTGCAATTGAAGCCAAACAGGTGGCTGCACAAGAAGCTGAGAGGGCTAAATTTGTTGTGGAGAAAGCTGAACAAGACAAGAGAAGTGCCGTAATTAGAGCACAG GGAGAAGCAAAAAGTGCCCAACTTATTGGACAAGCTATTGCCAACAATCCAGCTTTTATCACACTGAGGAAGATCGAAGCCGCAAGAGAGATTGCGAATACCGTATCCAACGCAGCAAACAAGGTATACCTGAACTCAGATGATCTGCTGCTGAATCTTCAGGAGATGAAGTTGGAGCCAAGCAAGAAGTGA